The stretch of DNA TCGCCTGCCTTGACGCGGTACCGGGTGGCAGGCAACACGCGCCCTGGCAGGCTCAGCACCCGGCCCGCCTGAACCGAATTGGCGTCGCGCAGGGCAGGATTGGCCGCCCGCAACTGCGCTACCGTCAGGCCCGCCCGCACCGCAATGCCCGACAGCGTATCGCCCGGCTTGACGCGGTAGGTGGCCGCCAGCGACACGCTCCCCAGCACAGAGGCACCGATCAGAGTGGCAAAAGCGGTCAGGCGGACGGCCCGCAAAACCCGGTGGAAAAGATTCACAAGCCACAGGATAACGATCTGGCGGCCAAATAAGCTGAGAGCCGTTTCCCAGTCCCCTTCTATCCGCTAGCCTGCGCCTGTGTCCGTTGATGCCGTGTCTGCCGATCTTGCCCTTATCGACGCCCCGCCGCTGTTTGCTCCGCCTGCCGGGTTTATTCGCCTGCGCCTCACGGTGGCCTATCACGGCGCAGGGTTCGCGGGCTGGCAGTCGCAACCCCAGACCCGCACCGTGCAGGACACCTTGCATGAGGCTTTTGAGCGGCTGGGCGCAGGTGGGGCGGCGCGTCCAGTGGCAGCGGGGCGCACCGATGCAGGCGTTCATGCCGACGCCATGCCTGCCCACATAGATGTGCCAGACAGCTTTCAGCTTGCGCCGGAGCGCTTGGCCCGCGCCCTGAATGCCCACCTACCTCCAGATTTGGCCGTGCTGGATGCCCTACCCGCCCCCACCGGGTTTCATGCCCGCTTCGGCTGCACGGGCCGCGCCTACATTTACCGCCTCTGGACGGCCCAGCAACGGCACCCGCTGTGGGCAGACCGCGCCCTACACGTGTTGGGGCAACTGGATGCAGAGGCCATGAACGCTGCCGCCGCCGCCCTGATCGGCACCCACGATTTCGCCGCCTTCGCCACCCGTGAAGACCGCCATACCGTGCGGGAATTACGAATGCTGGAAGTGAGGAGGGTAGGCGAGATTTGGGAGATTCATGTGCAGGGCGAGAGTTTCCTGCGCCATATGGTGCGCGGTCTGGTGGGGACACTGCTGCTGGCCGGACAAGGCCACCTGACGCCTGCCCAGACTGCCGACATTTTGCAGGGCGGCCAACGCGCCCGCGCAGGTGCAAACGTGCCCGCACACGGCCTGACCTTCAGCGGCGCAGAATACGGCCACATGCTGTACAGGAGCGAGTAAACCAGAGTTATAAGCAGTTCTTAGACCCTCACACCCTCTACCTTTAGACCAGCCCCAACAATCCAAGTTCCCATGTTGCCCACATGGCTTCAGGCACGTAACCGAGGCGGGCATTCACCCGCAACATGGGCAGATTCAGCACTGTGCCCCCCGTTCCGGCAGAAGAGAATCCATCCGCTTTGGCCCAAGCCAGAGCACGGGCCTTGACCAGGGTGGCGAGGCCGCGAGAACGGTGGGCCGCGTGTGTGACGGTGTGTTCAGTCTCCACTTCTGCACTGTGTGGCGTGAGGCGGGTGCTGGCGACAATTTCCCCGCGCCAGCGCACCACGAACGCCACTTCTTCACGCTGCAACATCTCGCGCAGTTCGGCGGCATTTAGCACGTCCGGTGTGGTGGTGGGGTTGCGTGGAGCGTCGGCACTGCCCTACTCGTAGAGGGCGTGCAGGGCGGCCCAGTCGGAATCGGGGGCATCTTTCCCCAAGCGTTCCACTTCATAGCCGTCTAAAAACAGGCGTTCTTCCAACGGTTGATAGGGGGCAAACTTGAAGCCCGCCAAGTCCAGATGTGCGCCCCACGATTGCCAGGCGTTGCGGAATCCTGCCGCCCCAAAAAAGCCCATCTTCTCCGGCCAATCTTCGCGGGTCACGCCCAGCAGGCGCGTGAATCCAGCGGGCAGACGGCCCAGCAAGGCCAGATACAGCGGCGTGAATGCCGCGCCGTCGCCTGTCATATCCAGTCGCAAGGCGTCCGGTGCACCGGAGCCGAACGGCGCGAGGCGGGCAGTTGCTACCACGCGGCCACTTCGCTCGGCCACCCAACGCAGGCGGTCTGGTTGCACGTCTTCTCGGAACTGGTCGACGTTATAAGTCCAATGCCCGCGCACGCCGTCTGTCACGAGTTCAGCCACCGCCCTAGCATCGGCGTTCTGGAAGTGACGTAGCGTGAATAGCGTGTGGGTGGGCAATTGCAGTGACTCTGACATAGGCACATGCTGCACCAGAGAAGACTGGAAGGCCAAGTTAGAGAATACGCCACTTGGCTTAGCGCAGCGCTATACGGTAACCCGGGCTCAAGCTTTGCGCACTCAGCAGCCTCTCAGACTACCCGGTGTATTTGTGACTAAGGATATATTCACATA from Deinococcus sp. QL22 encodes:
- a CDS encoding GNAT family N-acetyltransferase, encoding MLNAAELREMLQREEVAFVVRWRGEIVASTRLTPHSAEVETEHTVTHAAHRSRGLATLVKARALAWAKADGFSSAGTGGTVLNLPMLRVNARLGYVPEAMWATWELGLLGLV
- the truA gene encoding tRNA pseudouridine(38-40) synthase TruA, with the translated sequence MSVDAVSADLALIDAPPLFAPPAGFIRLRLTVAYHGAGFAGWQSQPQTRTVQDTLHEAFERLGAGGAARPVAAGRTDAGVHADAMPAHIDVPDSFQLAPERLARALNAHLPPDLAVLDALPAPTGFHARFGCTGRAYIYRLWTAQQRHPLWADRALHVLGQLDAEAMNAAAAALIGTHDFAAFATREDRHTVRELRMLEVRRVGEIWEIHVQGESFLRHMVRGLVGTLLLAGQGHLTPAQTADILQGGQRARAGANVPAHGLTFSGAEYGHMLYRSE
- a CDS encoding GNAT family N-acetyltransferase produces the protein MSESLQLPTHTLFTLRHFQNADARAVAELVTDGVRGHWTYNVDQFREDVQPDRLRWVAERSGRVVATARLAPFGSGAPDALRLDMTGDGAAFTPLYLALLGRLPAGFTRLLGVTREDWPEKMGFFGAAGFRNAWQSWGAHLDLAGFKFAPYQPLEERLFLDGYEVERLGKDAPDSDWAALHALYE